Proteins co-encoded in one Muntiacus reevesi chromosome 13, mMunRee1.1, whole genome shotgun sequence genomic window:
- the AIFM3 gene encoding apoptosis-inducing factor 3 isoform X3, with the protein MGGCFSKPKPVELKIEVVLPEKDRGKEELSAGGKGSPRAYQGKGAARHFHADERLPAPHPYPGTQDCVEAAVCHVKDLENGQMREVELGWGKVLLLKDNGEFHALGHKCPHYGAPLVKGVLSRGRVRCPWHGACFSVSSGDLEDFPGLDSLHKFQVKIEKEKVYVRASKQALQLQRRTKVMATCISPSAGHSGSTNVLIVGAGAAGLVCAETLRQEGFSDRIVLCTLDRYLPYDRPKLSKSLDTQPEQLALRPKEFFRAHGIEVLTEAQVVTVDVRNKKAVFKDGFKLEYSKLLLAPGSSPKTLNCKGKDVENVFTIRTPEDANRVVRLARGRNAVVVGAGFLGMEVAAYLTEKAHSVSVVELEETPFRRFLGERVGRALMKMFENNRVKFYMQTEVSELRAQEGKLKEVVLKSSKVVRADVCVVGIGAVPATGFLRQSGISLDSRGFIPVNKMMQTNIPGVFAAGDAVTFPLAWRNSRKVNIPHWQMAHAQGRVAAQNMLAQEAEIGTVPYLWTAMFGRSLRYAGYGEGFDDVIIQGDLDELKFVAFYTKGDEVISVASMNYDPIVSKVAEVLASGRTIRKREVELFVLHNKTGDMSWLTGKGF; encoded by the exons ATGGGCGGCTGCTTCTCCAAGCCCAAGCCAG TGGAGCTCAAGATCGAAGTGGTGCTGCCCGAGAAGGACCGGGGCAAGGAGGAGCTGTCCGCCGGCGGCAAGGGCAGCCCCCGGGCCTACCAGGGCAAGGGCGCTGCCCGCCACTTCCACGCAGACGAGCgcctgcccgccccccacccctaccccggcACCCAGGACTGTGTGGAGGCCGCTGTCTGCCACGTCAAGGACCTGGAGAACGGCCA gatgCGGGAGGtggagctgggctgggggaaggTGCTGCTGCTGAAGGACAATGGGGAGTTCCACGCCCTGGGCCACAAGTGTCCGCACTATGGCGCGCCCCTGGTGAAAG GGGTGCTGTCCCGTGGCCGGGTCCGCTGCCCCTGGCACGGCGCCTGCTTCAGCGTCAGCAGCGGGGACCTGGAGGACTTCCCGGGCCTGGACAGTCTGCACAAGTTCCAG GTGAAGATCGAGAAGGAGAAGGTGTACGTCCGGGCCAGCAAGCAG GCCTTGCAGCTGCAGCGAAGGACCAAGGTGATGGCCACGTGCATCTCGCCAAGCGCCGGCCACAGCGGCAGCACCAACGTGCTGATCGTGGGCGCAG GGGCAGCCGGCCTGGTGTGCGCGGAGACGCTGCGGCAGGAGGGCTTCTCGGACAGGATCGTGTTGTGCACGCTGGACCGCTACCTTCCCTACGACCGGCCCAAGCTCAGCAAG TCGCTGGACACACAGCCAGAGCAGCTGGCCCTGAGGCCCAAGGAGTTCTTCCGAGCGCACGGCATCGAGGTGCTCACCGAGGCCCAG GTGGTCACGGTGGATGTGAGGAACAAGAAGGCCGTGTTCAAGGATGGCTTCAAGCTGGAGTACAGCAAGCTGCTGCTGGCACCTGGGAGCAG CCCCAAGACCCTGAACTGCAAAGGCAAAGACGTGGAGAACGTGTTCACCATCCGGACGCCCGAGGATGCCAACCGCGTGGTGAGGCTGGCCCGGGGCCGCAACGCCGTCGTCGTGGGGGCTGGCTTCCTGG ggaTGGAGGTGGCCGCCTACCTGACCGAGAAGGCCCACTCGGTGTCCGTGGTGGAACTTGAGGAGACACCCTTCAGGAGGTTCCTGGGAGAGCGCGTTGGCCGCGCCCTCATGAAG ATGTTTGAGAACAACCGCGTCAAGTTCTACATGCAGACGGAGGTGTCAGAGCTGCGGGCCCAGGAGGGCAAG CTGAAGGAGGTCGTGCTGAAGAGCAGCAAGGTGGTGCGGGCCGACGTCTGCGTGGTGGGCATCG GCGCGGTGCCTGCCACGGGCTTCCTGAGGCAGAGCGGCATCAGTCTGGACTCCAGAGGCTTCATCCCTGTCAACAAG ATGATGCAGACCAACATTCCCGGCGTGTTTGCTGCCGGCGACGCCGTCACTTtccctctggcctggagaaacagCCGCAAAGTGAACATCCCCCACTGGCAGATGGCTCACGCCCAGG GGCGCGTGGCGGCGCAGAACATGCTGGCGCAGGAGGCGGAGATCGGCACGGTGCCCTATCTGTGGACCGCCATGTTCGGCAGGAGCCTGCGCTACGCAG GTTATGGAGAAGGCTTCGACGACGTCATCATCCAAGGGGATCTGGACGAGCTCAAGTTCGTGGCTTTTTACACCAA GGGCGACGAGGTGATCTCCGTAGCCAGCATGAACTACGACCCCATCGTGTCTAAGGTGGCTGAGGTGCTGGCCTCTGGCCGCACCATCCGGAAGCGGGAGGTGGA GCTGTTTGTCCTGCACAACAA GACCGGCGACATGTCCTGGCTCACAGGGAAAGGCTTCTGA
- the AIFM3 gene encoding apoptosis-inducing factor 3 isoform X2 has translation MGGCFSKPKPVELKIEVVLPEKDRGKEELSAGGKGSPRAYQGKGAARHFHADERLPAPHPYPGTQDCVEAAVCHVKDLENGQMREVELGWGKVLLLKDNGEFHALGHKCPHYGAPLVKGVLSRGRVRCPWHGACFSVSSGDLEDFPGLDSLHKFQVKIEKEKVYVRASKQALQLQRRTKVMATCISPSAGHSGSTNVLIVGAGAAGLVCAETLRQEGFSDRIVLCTLDRYLPYDRPKLSKSLDTQPEQLALRPKEFFRAHGIEVLTEAQVVTVDVRNKKAVFKDGFKLEYSKLLLAPGSSPKTLNCKGKDVENVFTIRTPEDANRVVRLARGRNAVVVGAGFLGMEVAAYLTEKAHSVSVVELEETPFRRFLGERVGRALMKMFENNRVKFYMQTEVSELRAQEGKLKEVVLKSSKVVRADVCVVGIGAVPATGFLRQSGISLDSRGFIPVNKMMQTNIPGVFAAGDAVTFPLAWRNSRKVNIPHWQMAHAQGRVAAQNMLAQEAEIGTVPYLWTAMFGRSLRYAGYGEGFDDVIIQGDLDELKFVAFYTKGDEVISVASMNYDPIVSKVAEVLASGRTIRKREVETGDMSWLTGKGF, from the exons ATGGGCGGCTGCTTCTCCAAGCCCAAGCCAG TGGAGCTCAAGATCGAAGTGGTGCTGCCCGAGAAGGACCGGGGCAAGGAGGAGCTGTCCGCCGGCGGCAAGGGCAGCCCCCGGGCCTACCAGGGCAAGGGCGCTGCCCGCCACTTCCACGCAGACGAGCgcctgcccgccccccacccctaccccggcACCCAGGACTGTGTGGAGGCCGCTGTCTGCCACGTCAAGGACCTGGAGAACGGCCA gatgCGGGAGGtggagctgggctgggggaaggTGCTGCTGCTGAAGGACAATGGGGAGTTCCACGCCCTGGGCCACAAGTGTCCGCACTATGGCGCGCCCCTGGTGAAAG GGGTGCTGTCCCGTGGCCGGGTCCGCTGCCCCTGGCACGGCGCCTGCTTCAGCGTCAGCAGCGGGGACCTGGAGGACTTCCCGGGCCTGGACAGTCTGCACAAGTTCCAG GTGAAGATCGAGAAGGAGAAGGTGTACGTCCGGGCCAGCAAGCAG GCCTTGCAGCTGCAGCGAAGGACCAAGGTGATGGCCACGTGCATCTCGCCAAGCGCCGGCCACAGCGGCAGCACCAACGTGCTGATCGTGGGCGCAG GGGCAGCCGGCCTGGTGTGCGCGGAGACGCTGCGGCAGGAGGGCTTCTCGGACAGGATCGTGTTGTGCACGCTGGACCGCTACCTTCCCTACGACCGGCCCAAGCTCAGCAAG TCGCTGGACACACAGCCAGAGCAGCTGGCCCTGAGGCCCAAGGAGTTCTTCCGAGCGCACGGCATCGAGGTGCTCACCGAGGCCCAG GTGGTCACGGTGGATGTGAGGAACAAGAAGGCCGTGTTCAAGGATGGCTTCAAGCTGGAGTACAGCAAGCTGCTGCTGGCACCTGGGAGCAG CCCCAAGACCCTGAACTGCAAAGGCAAAGACGTGGAGAACGTGTTCACCATCCGGACGCCCGAGGATGCCAACCGCGTGGTGAGGCTGGCCCGGGGCCGCAACGCCGTCGTCGTGGGGGCTGGCTTCCTGG ggaTGGAGGTGGCCGCCTACCTGACCGAGAAGGCCCACTCGGTGTCCGTGGTGGAACTTGAGGAGACACCCTTCAGGAGGTTCCTGGGAGAGCGCGTTGGCCGCGCCCTCATGAAG ATGTTTGAGAACAACCGCGTCAAGTTCTACATGCAGACGGAGGTGTCAGAGCTGCGGGCCCAGGAGGGCAAG CTGAAGGAGGTCGTGCTGAAGAGCAGCAAGGTGGTGCGGGCCGACGTCTGCGTGGTGGGCATCG GCGCGGTGCCTGCCACGGGCTTCCTGAGGCAGAGCGGCATCAGTCTGGACTCCAGAGGCTTCATCCCTGTCAACAAG ATGATGCAGACCAACATTCCCGGCGTGTTTGCTGCCGGCGACGCCGTCACTTtccctctggcctggagaaacagCCGCAAAGTGAACATCCCCCACTGGCAGATGGCTCACGCCCAGG GGCGCGTGGCGGCGCAGAACATGCTGGCGCAGGAGGCGGAGATCGGCACGGTGCCCTATCTGTGGACCGCCATGTTCGGCAGGAGCCTGCGCTACGCAG GTTATGGAGAAGGCTTCGACGACGTCATCATCCAAGGGGATCTGGACGAGCTCAAGTTCGTGGCTTTTTACACCAA GGGCGACGAGGTGATCTCCGTAGCCAGCATGAACTACGACCCCATCGTGTCTAAGGTGGCTGAGGTGCTGGCCTCTGGCCGCACCATCCGGAAGCGGGAGGTGGA GACCGGCGACATGTCCTGGCTCACAGGGAAAGGCTTCTGA
- the AIFM3 gene encoding apoptosis-inducing factor 3 isoform X1: MGGCFSKPKPARPLPAVELKIEVVLPEKDRGKEELSAGGKGSPRAYQGKGAARHFHADERLPAPHPYPGTQDCVEAAVCHVKDLENGQMREVELGWGKVLLLKDNGEFHALGHKCPHYGAPLVKGVLSRGRVRCPWHGACFSVSSGDLEDFPGLDSLHKFQVKIEKEKVYVRASKQALQLQRRTKVMATCISPSAGHSGSTNVLIVGAGAAGLVCAETLRQEGFSDRIVLCTLDRYLPYDRPKLSKSLDTQPEQLALRPKEFFRAHGIEVLTEAQVVTVDVRNKKAVFKDGFKLEYSKLLLAPGSSPKTLNCKGKDVENVFTIRTPEDANRVVRLARGRNAVVVGAGFLGMEVAAYLTEKAHSVSVVELEETPFRRFLGERVGRALMKMFENNRVKFYMQTEVSELRAQEGKLKEVVLKSSKVVRADVCVVGIGAVPATGFLRQSGISLDSRGFIPVNKMMQTNIPGVFAAGDAVTFPLAWRNSRKVNIPHWQMAHAQGRVAAQNMLAQEAEIGTVPYLWTAMFGRSLRYAGYGEGFDDVIIQGDLDELKFVAFYTKGDEVISVASMNYDPIVSKVAEVLASGRTIRKREVETGDMSWLTGKGF, encoded by the exons ATGGGCGGCTGCTTCTCCAAGCCCAAGCCAG CCCGCCCCCTGCCCGCAGTGGAGCTCAAGATCGAAGTGGTGCTGCCCGAGAAGGACCGGGGCAAGGAGGAGCTGTCCGCCGGCGGCAAGGGCAGCCCCCGGGCCTACCAGGGCAAGGGCGCTGCCCGCCACTTCCACGCAGACGAGCgcctgcccgccccccacccctaccccggcACCCAGGACTGTGTGGAGGCCGCTGTCTGCCACGTCAAGGACCTGGAGAACGGCCA gatgCGGGAGGtggagctgggctgggggaaggTGCTGCTGCTGAAGGACAATGGGGAGTTCCACGCCCTGGGCCACAAGTGTCCGCACTATGGCGCGCCCCTGGTGAAAG GGGTGCTGTCCCGTGGCCGGGTCCGCTGCCCCTGGCACGGCGCCTGCTTCAGCGTCAGCAGCGGGGACCTGGAGGACTTCCCGGGCCTGGACAGTCTGCACAAGTTCCAG GTGAAGATCGAGAAGGAGAAGGTGTACGTCCGGGCCAGCAAGCAG GCCTTGCAGCTGCAGCGAAGGACCAAGGTGATGGCCACGTGCATCTCGCCAAGCGCCGGCCACAGCGGCAGCACCAACGTGCTGATCGTGGGCGCAG GGGCAGCCGGCCTGGTGTGCGCGGAGACGCTGCGGCAGGAGGGCTTCTCGGACAGGATCGTGTTGTGCACGCTGGACCGCTACCTTCCCTACGACCGGCCCAAGCTCAGCAAG TCGCTGGACACACAGCCAGAGCAGCTGGCCCTGAGGCCCAAGGAGTTCTTCCGAGCGCACGGCATCGAGGTGCTCACCGAGGCCCAG GTGGTCACGGTGGATGTGAGGAACAAGAAGGCCGTGTTCAAGGATGGCTTCAAGCTGGAGTACAGCAAGCTGCTGCTGGCACCTGGGAGCAG CCCCAAGACCCTGAACTGCAAAGGCAAAGACGTGGAGAACGTGTTCACCATCCGGACGCCCGAGGATGCCAACCGCGTGGTGAGGCTGGCCCGGGGCCGCAACGCCGTCGTCGTGGGGGCTGGCTTCCTGG ggaTGGAGGTGGCCGCCTACCTGACCGAGAAGGCCCACTCGGTGTCCGTGGTGGAACTTGAGGAGACACCCTTCAGGAGGTTCCTGGGAGAGCGCGTTGGCCGCGCCCTCATGAAG ATGTTTGAGAACAACCGCGTCAAGTTCTACATGCAGACGGAGGTGTCAGAGCTGCGGGCCCAGGAGGGCAAG CTGAAGGAGGTCGTGCTGAAGAGCAGCAAGGTGGTGCGGGCCGACGTCTGCGTGGTGGGCATCG GCGCGGTGCCTGCCACGGGCTTCCTGAGGCAGAGCGGCATCAGTCTGGACTCCAGAGGCTTCATCCCTGTCAACAAG ATGATGCAGACCAACATTCCCGGCGTGTTTGCTGCCGGCGACGCCGTCACTTtccctctggcctggagaaacagCCGCAAAGTGAACATCCCCCACTGGCAGATGGCTCACGCCCAGG GGCGCGTGGCGGCGCAGAACATGCTGGCGCAGGAGGCGGAGATCGGCACGGTGCCCTATCTGTGGACCGCCATGTTCGGCAGGAGCCTGCGCTACGCAG GTTATGGAGAAGGCTTCGACGACGTCATCATCCAAGGGGATCTGGACGAGCTCAAGTTCGTGGCTTTTTACACCAA GGGCGACGAGGTGATCTCCGTAGCCAGCATGAACTACGACCCCATCGTGTCTAAGGTGGCTGAGGTGCTGGCCTCTGGCCGCACCATCCGGAAGCGGGAGGTGGA GACCGGCGACATGTCCTGGCTCACAGGGAAAGGCTTCTGA